One window from the genome of Salvia miltiorrhiza cultivar Shanhuang (shh) chromosome 7, IMPLAD_Smil_shh, whole genome shotgun sequence encodes:
- the LOC130995986 gene encoding pectinesterase inhibitor 11-like, which translates to MRAPRSVFLTIALFLTASAATPPAAAPETAAANGAEFIRTNCESTQYPDLCYQSLNGYANVVQQDLARLAVVAIGVSLSRATMVAVYVANLSRLAEAEPRASSALRDCLSVFRDAVGQMRGSVKQMRRLSGAGEELRFQMSNVQTWMSAALTNEDTCTDGFEGVADGALKADVCGRTVEVKEVTSNALALVNSFVDKVVVP; encoded by the coding sequence ATGAGAGCTCCACGCTCAGTTTTCCTAACAATCGCCCTCTTCCTCACGGCCTCCGCTGCCACGCCGCCCGCGGCCGCGCCGGAAACTGCAGCCGCCAACGGCGCCGAGTTCATCCGCACCAACTGCGAGTCCACGCAATACCCGGACCTCTGCTACCAATCCCTAAACGGGTACGCCAACGTGGTGCAGCAGGACCTGGCTCGGCTGGCGGTGGTGGCCATCGGCGTGAGCCTCTCCCGCGCCACCATGGTGGCCGTGTACGTGGCGAACCTGAGCCGCCTAGCGGAGGCGGAGCCGCGCGCGTCGTCGGCTCTCCGCGACTGCCTCAGCGTGTTCCGCGACGCGGTGGGGCAGATGCGCGGGTCGGTGAAGCAGATGCGGCGGCTGTCGGGGGCCGGGGAGGAGCTGCGCTTCCAGATGAGCAACGTGCAGACGTGGATGAGCGCCGCGCTCACCAACGAGGACACGTGCACGGACGGCTTCGAGGGCGTGGCCGACGGCGCGCTCAAGGCGGACGTCTGCGGCCGGACGGTGGAGGTGAAGGAGGTGACCAGCAATGCGCTGGCGCTCGTCAACAGCTTTGTTGATAAGGTTGTGGTGCCATGA